Proteins co-encoded in one Candidatus Limnocylindrales bacterium genomic window:
- a CDS encoding glucose 1-dehydrogenase — MAGRLEGKVAVITGGGSGIGRDTVLRFLAEGASVVASDINERTGNETVELAASAGHAGNIVFQRTDVSEEDQVAAMIDRAVSEFGRLDCVFNNAGFPGALGKIWEIDAEKWDQTFAVLVKGVFLGTKHAARVMVRDGIAGSIINTGSVAGLSGGCGPIAYTACKAAVINLTRAAAVQLAKRNIRANTVCPGGILTPLVHRGNEEAMTDVMAQAQPMKVAGRGTDIAAACVYLASDEARFVTGIELVVDGGLTAAGPHVYKGEFEAAFPSGMDRGTTGM, encoded by the coding sequence ATGGCGGGACGACTCGAAGGCAAGGTTGCGGTCATCACGGGCGGCGGCAGCGGCATCGGACGCGATACCGTCCTGCGGTTCCTGGCCGAAGGCGCCAGCGTCGTGGCCAGCGACATCAACGAGCGCACCGGCAACGAGACGGTCGAGCTGGCGGCCAGCGCCGGGCACGCGGGCAACATCGTCTTCCAGCGCACCGATGTTTCCGAGGAGGATCAGGTCGCGGCAATGATCGATCGCGCGGTCTCCGAGTTCGGCCGCCTGGACTGTGTGTTCAACAACGCAGGCTTTCCCGGTGCGCTCGGCAAGATCTGGGAGATCGATGCAGAGAAATGGGACCAGACCTTTGCGGTGCTGGTCAAGGGCGTGTTCCTCGGCACGAAGCACGCCGCACGCGTGATGGTGCGCGACGGCATCGCCGGCTCCATCATCAACACCGGCTCGGTGGCCGGTCTCAGTGGAGGATGCGGCCCCATCGCCTACACCGCCTGCAAGGCCGCCGTCATCAATCTGACCCGCGCCGCCGCCGTGCAGCTGGCCAAGCGGAACATTCGCGCAAACACCGTGTGTCCCGGAGGAATCCTGACCCCGCTGGTGCACCGCGGAAACGAGGAAGCGATGACGGATGTGATGGCTCAGGCGCAGCCGATGAAGGTCGCCGGCCGCGGCACCGACATTGCCGCGGCCTGTGTCTATCTGGCAAGCGACGAAGCGCGCTTCGTCACGGGCATCGAGCTCGTCGTCGACGGCGGCCTCACCGCTGCCGGCCCGCACGTCTACAAAGGCGAGTTCGAGGCGGCATTCCCGAGCGGCATGGATCGCGGCACCACCGGAATGTGA
- a CDS encoding SDR family NAD(P)-dependent oxidoreductase: MGRFSSWLRERFSARPLWMNALMLFCAYQVFIYSPFDLLLKPVSRDEDVWLGLVLTGWAAKVGGIVHWIVYALGLYGFWRMRPWMWPWASVYVGQMAFAFLVWCIAYIGGARGWAAGILTGGIFSALAWALWNARPLFRPRAASLVRRYGNWAVITGASAGIGLEFARALAARGFSCVLVARREDSLQRLAEELQRAHDVQTRVVAVDLSEPGGPEKLADSVADLEVGLLVSNAGVGYAGRFLLQDTERLRRMIELNCTGIVVLLSRLLPGMVQRRRGGVIITGSVAGRQPIPFHAVYSATKGFELLLGEGLWLELREQGVDVLVVQPGPVATEFEAVAGEARVDRSAEESPRHVVEVALESLGQQPSVVTTWFNWVRANVSRFAPRTAVAFIAANIMERQTDPEML; this comes from the coding sequence ATGGGACGTTTCAGTTCGTGGCTGCGTGAGCGCTTCTCCGCGCGGCCCCTGTGGATGAACGCGCTGATGCTGTTCTGCGCCTATCAGGTCTTCATCTACTCGCCCTTCGATCTGCTGCTCAAGCCCGTCTCGCGAGACGAGGACGTGTGGCTCGGCCTGGTCCTGACGGGTTGGGCCGCCAAGGTCGGCGGTATCGTGCATTGGATCGTCTATGCGCTGGGGCTGTACGGCTTCTGGCGCATGCGGCCGTGGATGTGGCCGTGGGCGTCGGTCTACGTGGGGCAGATGGCGTTTGCGTTCCTGGTCTGGTGCATCGCCTACATCGGCGGTGCGCGCGGCTGGGCCGCCGGCATCCTGACGGGCGGCATCTTCTCGGCGCTGGCATGGGCGCTCTGGAACGCGCGCCCGCTGTTCCGCCCGCGCGCAGCTTCGCTGGTGCGGCGCTACGGCAACTGGGCGGTCATCACCGGCGCCTCTGCCGGCATCGGCCTGGAGTTCGCGCGTGCATTGGCGGCGCGTGGCTTCTCCTGCGTCCTGGTGGCGCGGCGAGAGGACAGCCTGCAGCGTCTGGCCGAAGAGCTGCAGCGCGCGCACGACGTTCAGACGCGAGTGGTCGCCGTGGATCTGTCCGAGCCGGGCGGGCCGGAGAAGCTGGCCGATTCCGTTGCGGACCTGGAAGTGGGGCTGCTCGTCAGCAACGCCGGCGTCGGGTACGCCGGGCGGTTCCTGCTGCAGGACACCGAGCGGCTGCGGCGCATGATCGAGCTCAACTGCACCGGCATCGTCGTGCTGTTGTCGCGGCTGCTGCCCGGCATGGTCCAGCGCCGGCGCGGCGGCGTGATCATCACGGGTTCGGTAGCGGGACGACAGCCGATCCCGTTCCACGCCGTCTATTCGGCGACCAAGGGTTTCGAGCTTCTGCTCGGAGAAGGACTGTGGCTCGAGCTTCGCGAGCAGGGCGTCGACGTGCTGGTGGTGCAGCCCGGGCCGGTCGCAACCGAGTTCGAAGCGGTGGCGGGCGAAGCGCGCGTGGATCGGTCGGCGGAGGAGAGCCCGCGGCACGTCGTCGAAGTGGCTCTGGAATCACTCGGCCAGCAGCCTTCGGTGGTGACGACCTGGTTCAACTGGGTTCGGGCCAACGTCAGCCGCTTCGCACCGCGAACCGCGGTCGCGTTCATCGCGGCCAACATCATGGAGCGTCAGACCGATCCCGAAATGCTGTAG
- the mtgA gene encoding monofunctional biosynthetic peptidoglycan transglycosylase: MIHRLVLHALQLVLVAAAAGALLVALFGIVPPPTTSFILQSRLGEALRGTAAPIEYQWMPRDRISPDLLLAVIAAEDQLFSQHRGFDIQAIEKAVDNNRRGKTIRGASTITQQVAKNLFLWPGRSYVRKAIEAYFTVVIEMFWSKERILECYVNIVQFGEFTYGAEAAARRFFGVAASELSREQAALLASVLPSPAVLRADAPSAYVRRRQRWILSQMTALGGRAHLRKLAGSEG; this comes from the coding sequence ATGATCCACCGTCTCGTCCTGCACGCCCTGCAACTCGTGCTGGTGGCCGCCGCCGCCGGCGCGCTGCTGGTGGCGCTGTTCGGGATCGTGCCGCCGCCGACGACGTCGTTCATTCTGCAGAGCCGACTCGGCGAGGCGCTGCGCGGCACCGCGGCGCCGATTGAGTACCAATGGATGCCGCGCGACCGGATCTCCCCCGATCTCCTGCTCGCCGTCATCGCGGCCGAGGATCAGCTCTTCAGTCAGCACCGCGGATTCGACATCCAGGCCATCGAGAAGGCGGTCGACAACAACAGGCGCGGCAAGACGATCCGCGGCGCCAGCACGATCACGCAGCAGGTGGCGAAGAACCTGTTTCTGTGGCCGGGGCGCAGCTACGTGCGCAAGGCGATCGAGGCCTACTTCACCGTCGTCATCGAGATGTTCTGGTCCAAAGAGCGCATCCTGGAGTGCTACGTGAACATCGTGCAGTTCGGCGAATTCACCTACGGAGCCGAAGCCGCGGCGCGCCGCTTCTTCGGCGTGGCCGCCAGCGAGCTGTCGCGTGAGCAGGCGGCGCTGCTCGCATCCGTCCTCCCCTCGCCTGCCGTGCTGCGCGCCGATGCGCCCTCGGCCTACGTCCGCCGACGTCAGCGCTGGATCCTGTCGCAGATGACAGCCCTTGGAGGGCGCGCCCACCTGCGCAAGCTCGCAGGCTCCGAAGGCTGA